CATGTTTGGGATCGCAGCCAATTTGTAAAACTTTTTTCCCGCGTTTTGCCAATGCTACCGAAATGTTGCAGCTAGTTGTGGATTTTCCGATACCGCCTTTTCCGTAAACAGATAACTTCACAGCGTTTTCCTCTTAAAATTAGGTCTTTAACTTAGTTGATTGCAATTATTACGTAATTACTTTGGAAATGAAAGCCTATTTTCAATTACCTAGTAATTTTATTAAGCGTAAAACGAATTCTTATATTTTATGAGGTTACAATAGCTCACTCATTACTTCTGAAGCTTATTTTAAGATTTTAATTTTAGTTTTTGTACGCTAAAATAGAAATGGTAAACAAAAAACAAAAAATAAATTATTTTATTGTACTATTAAATAAAAAGCTCGCTCAAAAGGGCTTTGGAATGAGTTTTCTACTCAATTCACCCATTACACATAGCAGTTTATAAAGAATATTGACAATCTTTTTAAGGGATAACTCTATGTCTGAGAGAACAATAAATGGATATCCTAAAGATAGACCACCAGAAAACTCATCGCTAATTGCCCAAAAGACAGTTAGGTAGTTTCCAATCCGCAACCGCTTATATGGCACAAAATTCATCAGGTAACAAACGTCGCACCGCCTTAACAACTTTACGGGATTCTTCTCCGTTTGGAAATAAATTAATCCAAGCTGGTTATGCCAATAGCCAGCAAATTGAACAAGCAAGACAACAATTATCACAAGCAGAAGGTAAGCAATCTTTTGCTGAAGTGATTTCTTCTATTACAGGCAAAGAATTACCCCCGGAACTTTACCGTCAATACAAGAAACACCATTTATTTGAACTCAAAATTTATTACGGGGTGGAATCTCTTGATCCTGAGGTGACAAACCTAGAAGACTATGCGATTGAAGAGTTAATTGATGATGTGATTCCCCTTGATGCTTGTCGCCGTTATAAGTTATTGCCTTTAGCGAAACGAGAGACACGCCCCCCTTCCTTAGTAGTAGGAATGGTTAACCCAGATGACCTAACAGCTCAGGATGATCTCACCCGCATTCTTCGTCCTAAGGGGTTAAAACCTCAGCGTGTGGTGATGACAGCTGAGGACTATGAAAAGGTCATTACCGAGTATTTAGATAAACAATCAGCTAAACAAGAAGAAGAAGCTGAAGAGGAGCAACTTGATGTTACTCAAGATATTGCTAACCTTGACATGGAAGGGTTAGAAGAGAGTAATGAAGAAGCAGATACCGATTTAGAAAATTCTTTAGGGAACCCTCAATCTGCCCCCATTATTAATGTTGTAAATCGAATGTTAATTAAGGCTTTGCGAGAAGGCGTTTCCGATATTCATGTGGAGCCACAAGAAAAGTATGTTCGTGTGCGGATGCGACAAGATGGGGTGTTACAAAAATCATTTGATAACTTACCACTCAAAATTGCTCCCGCGATCGCGGCACGTTTTAAGATTATGGCTGACTTAGACATTGCTGAGCGTCGAATGCCTCAAGATGGGAAAATTCGTCGTAAATATAGGGGGCGAAATGTTGACTTTCGAGTCAGTACCTTACCCAGTCGCTATGGCGAGAAAATTGTGTTGCGGATTTTAGATAATAGTGCCACCCAATTAGGACTGGATAAGCTCATTACTGACCAAGAGAGTCTTGATACAGTGCGAGAAATGGCAAGTCGTCCTTTTGGCTTAATTTTAGTAACAGGTCCCACTGGGTCAGGAAAATCCACTACTCTATATTCTGTGTTAGCCGAGCGCAATGATCCAGGCGTGAATATTAGCACTGCTGAAGACCCCATTGAATATGCTCTTCCCGGAATTACTCAGGTACAAGTATTGCGAGAAAAAGGCATGGACTTTGCCTCGATTTTACGGTCATTCTTGCGTCAAGACCCTGATATTATTCTGGTGGGAGAGACCCGAGATAAAGAAACCGCAAAAACAGCCATTGAAGCCGCATTAACAGGACACTTAGTATTAACGACATTACACACGAATGATGCCGCGGGCGCGATCGCGCGTTTAGATGAAATGGGAGTAGAACCTTTTATGATTTCAGGATCATTAATTGGGGTTCTAGCTCAACGTCTAATGCGTCGTGTTTGTGATAAATGTCGCATTCCCTATAACCCAAGTCAAGAAGAACTCGCTCGTTTTGGTTTATCGGCGGCAAAAGAAGAAGAAATAACCTTCTATAAAGCCAATGTCCTCAAACCTGATGAAATTGAACCCGCCCGTCAAAAAGGAAAACTCTGCTCTAAATGTAATGGCACTGGCTATAAAGGGCGAGCTGGTGTTTATGAAATTATGCAGATGAGCGAAACTTTGCAGGGGTTAATTAATAGTGGCGCACCCACAGAACGGATTAAAGAAGCGGCAGTAGAAGAAGGAATGAAAACCCTTCTTGCCTATAGTTTAAACTTAGTTCGGGAAGGATATACCACACTTGATGAAGTAGAACGAGTGACCTTTACTGACTCTGGCTTAGAAGCAGAAATTAAAGCTAAACGTAAAAGTTCTTTAACTTGTAATACTTGCCAGGCAGAACTACAACCAGAATGGTTAGAGTGTCCTTATTGTTTAACGCCACGTTTTCCAGAGGATAATTAATCCCCATTAATTAAAAGAATTCTCTCAGTAAAAACCACGAAAAAAGAATAAGAAAAAAGCAAAAATGCTAGACTACTATTATTAAGGTTTCTCGGGAAAGAAGGAATTAAGAAACATGGAATTAATGATCGAAGACTTGATGGAACAGCTGGTGGAAAAAGGCGGTTCCGATATGCACATTCAAGCTGGCGCACCTGTTTATTTTCGCTATAACGGGAAACTGCAACCAGTTGGTGATGAACCCCTAACTCCTCAAGAAACCCAACGTTTAATTTTTAGTATGCTTAATAATAATCAACGTAAGCAACTAGAACAAAGTTGGGAATTAGATTGTTCTTATGGGGTAAAAGGACTGGCTCGTTTTCGGGTTAATGTTTATAAAGAACGGGGATGTTACGCCGCTTGTTTACGGGCTTTATCTTCAAAAATTCCGAATTATGAAAAGTTAGGGTTACCAGAAGTGGTTAAAGAAATGGCTGGTCGCCCTCGGGGGTTAATTTTAGTGACTGGCCCCACTGGTTCTGGGAAAACTACCACCCTAGCAGCGATTTTAGACATGATTAATCGTAGTCGCTATGAGCACGTTTTAACAGTAGAAGATCCTATTGAGTATGTTTTTCCCAATGAAAAATGTCTATTTCACCAACGACAAAAAGGGGAAGATACTAAAAGTTTTGCTGATGCTTTGAGAGCAGCTTTACGGGAAGACCCAGATATTATTCTTGTTGGTGAATTACGGGACTTAGAAACAATTTCTCTAGCGGTTACGGCAGCAGAAACTGGTCACTTAGTTTTTGGTACATTACATACCAGTTCTGCAGCGGCAACGGTTGACCGTATGGTGGATGTGTTTCCTGCCGACCAACAAGAGCAAATTCGCGCACAATTATCAGGTTCTTTAATTGCTGTATTCAGTCAATGTTTACCGAAAAAACAAAATCCCAAGCCTGGGGAATTTGGACGCGCTTTAGCCCAAGAAATTATGGTGGTTACTCCTGCCATTGCTAACCAAATTCGAGAAGGCAAAACCTCACAAATTTATTCCTCCATTCAAACTGGGATGAAACTAGGAATGCAAACCATGGAACAGTCATTAGCCAATTGGGTGAATCAAGGTGTGATTTCTATGGAGGAAGCCCTCTCTAAAAGCAGTAAACCAGATGAACTTTATCGTCTGACTGCAGGTGGCGCAGGTAAAACCAAAGCAAAAACAAATGCTCGTCGTTAGGGAGTTAGGGAGTTATGGCGACTTATGTAGTAGAAGTTCAGGACGCAAAGGGAAAACGCACTAAGGAAAAAGTAACCGCAGAATCACCAGCCCAAGCGCAATTACTGCTACGGGGAAAATATCCGAAAATCGGACGGGCAAAAAAAGCAGGCCTTGAGCTTGATATGGATCTATCCGTGATCCAAGAGCGTTTTAGTAGTGTCGATGTTAAAGATAAGGCAATTTTTTCCCGTCAGTTTGCAGCGATGGTCAATGCTGGAGTGGGAATTGTGCGCTGTTTGGGAGTGCTTGCGGAACAGTCGGGAAATCCGAAAATGCGTAAGGCTCTCACAAGAATTAATAGTGATGTGCAGCAGGGGGTGAATCTCTCTGAAGCAATGAGCAGACATCCTCAATGCTTTGATCAGCTTTATATCAGTATGGTGGAAGCAGGAGAAGCTGGTGGGGTACTCGATGAGGTACTAAACCGTCTTGCTAAGTTATTAGAGGATATTGCTCGCTTAAAAGGGCAAATTAAGTCAGCAATGGCTTATCCTGTGGCAGTTGGGATATTTGCCGTTGCGGTGTTTATTGGGATGACAGTGTTTTTGATTCCCATTTTTGCTGATATTTTTGAAGGGTTAGGGGCAGAGTTACCTGCGTTAACTCAGTTTATGTTGAACTTGAGTGATTTACTACGAAGCCCCATGGTATTGATTCCCATTGCGATTATTGGGGGAACTGTTTTTGCTCTCAGGCAATACTATAAAACACCCGTTGGACGGTTAAACATTGATTCGTTGATTTTAAAGATTCCTTTATTTGGAGAATTGACGGAAAAAAATGCAGTAGCTCGTTTCTGTCGAATTTTTGGAACTTTAACCCGCTCAGGGGTTCCCATTTTGAATAGCTTGGAGATTGTGCGCGATACTGCTGGCAATCAGGTTTATGCCAATGCCATTGAAGCCTCGAAACAGGAAGTACAACAGGGAGGCATGATTAGCCTTGCCCTACAACGAGAAGGGGTTTTCCCGCCACTTGCTATTCAAATGATGAGCATTGGGGAGGAAACCGGGGAATTGGATGCCATGATGATGAAAGTGGCTGATTTTTATGAAGATGAGGTGGAACAAGCGGTTAAATCGCTTACCAGTTTAATTGAACCGATTATGATGGTGGGAGTTGCTGTCATGGTGGGGGTCATTCTATTGTCAATGTATCTCCCCATGTTTGAAATCTTTGATCAAATTCAATAGTGGAATCATGGCGATTAAACAGTTACAGTATGAGACATTACTAGCCGAGTATAGTAACCCAAAAAGCGCGATCGCGCTCCTCAGAAAATATCGACCTTATTTGGAAATGTTGCCCAGTTTGCGTCGTCCTGATGAGAGCGTAATTACCATTCCGCTTCCTTTAGCCCGATTACGACCTCCCAAAAGTAACTCAACGCAAGGTTATTTCCCGCCACCGCCAAAAACAGTACAACTCCCCTGTGATTTAGCCATTTTGACTTGTGATCCCGAATGGAAAATCAAAATGGGGGTGGAAATTATGATTTTTATTCATCGCCCCCAAGAGGAGTTTTCGGAATTTTTGCGACGTTGGCGAGAAACAGAAACGTTCCTATCTCAAGAATATGAGTGGGTAATGCCACCCGGAAAAGAACATATTTTCAGTGAGGGTACGCAAAAAGCCTATCCTTTGTTTGTGGGCTTTGAGGAAACCTCAGAATTGATCCAGCGTGGGTTTAAAGGCTCAGGATTACCATTTCTCATCCAACCTGTGGAAGTTGCTTCCGAAGCGGAGGAAGAAGTACCTTCTTTCTTTCAGGCGTAACTCCTGGCATCGGCTTCCTTTGACCCTTAATAGCAGGATTCAAGCCTCGCCATTCTAGGGC
This window of the Euhalothece natronophila Z-M001 genome carries:
- a CDS encoding type IV pilus twitching motility protein PilT; translated protein: MELMIEDLMEQLVEKGGSDMHIQAGAPVYFRYNGKLQPVGDEPLTPQETQRLIFSMLNNNQRKQLEQSWELDCSYGVKGLARFRVNVYKERGCYAACLRALSSKIPNYEKLGLPEVVKEMAGRPRGLILVTGPTGSGKTTTLAAILDMINRSRYEHVLTVEDPIEYVFPNEKCLFHQRQKGEDTKSFADALRAALREDPDIILVGELRDLETISLAVTAAETGHLVFGTLHTSSAAATVDRMVDVFPADQQEQIRAQLSGSLIAVFSQCLPKKQNPKPGEFGRALAQEIMVVTPAIANQIREGKTSQIYSSIQTGMKLGMQTMEQSLANWVNQGVISMEEALSKSSKPDELYRLTAGGAGKTKAKTNARR
- a CDS encoding type II secretion system F family protein produces the protein MATYVVEVQDAKGKRTKEKVTAESPAQAQLLLRGKYPKIGRAKKAGLELDMDLSVIQERFSSVDVKDKAIFSRQFAAMVNAGVGIVRCLGVLAEQSGNPKMRKALTRINSDVQQGVNLSEAMSRHPQCFDQLYISMVEAGEAGGVLDEVLNRLAKLLEDIARLKGQIKSAMAYPVAVGIFAVAVFIGMTVFLIPIFADIFEGLGAELPALTQFMLNLSDLLRSPMVLIPIAIIGGTVFALRQYYKTPVGRLNIDSLILKIPLFGELTEKNAVARFCRIFGTLTRSGVPILNSLEIVRDTAGNQVYANAIEASKQEVQQGGMISLALQREGVFPPLAIQMMSIGEETGELDAMMMKVADFYEDEVEQAVKSLTSLIEPIMMVGVAVMVGVILLSMYLPMFEIFDQIQ
- a CDS encoding GspE/PulE family protein, whose translation is MAQNSSGNKRRTALTTLRDSSPFGNKLIQAGYANSQQIEQARQQLSQAEGKQSFAEVISSITGKELPPELYRQYKKHHLFELKIYYGVESLDPEVTNLEDYAIEELIDDVIPLDACRRYKLLPLAKRETRPPSLVVGMVNPDDLTAQDDLTRILRPKGLKPQRVVMTAEDYEKVITEYLDKQSAKQEEEAEEEQLDVTQDIANLDMEGLEESNEEADTDLENSLGNPQSAPIINVVNRMLIKALREGVSDIHVEPQEKYVRVRMRQDGVLQKSFDNLPLKIAPAIAARFKIMADLDIAERRMPQDGKIRRKYRGRNVDFRVSTLPSRYGEKIVLRILDNSATQLGLDKLITDQESLDTVREMASRPFGLILVTGPTGSGKSTTLYSVLAERNDPGVNISTAEDPIEYALPGITQVQVLREKGMDFASILRSFLRQDPDIILVGETRDKETAKTAIEAALTGHLVLTTLHTNDAAGAIARLDEMGVEPFMISGSLIGVLAQRLMRRVCDKCRIPYNPSQEELARFGLSAAKEEEITFYKANVLKPDEIEPARQKGKLCSKCNGTGYKGRAGVYEIMQMSETLQGLINSGAPTERIKEAAVEEGMKTLLAYSLNLVREGYTTLDEVERVTFTDSGLEAEIKAKRKSSLTCNTCQAELQPEWLECPYCLTPRFPEDN